The proteins below are encoded in one region of Desulfovibrio sp. Huiquan2017:
- a CDS encoding efflux RND transporter periplasmic adaptor subunit: MNRLRPFAALLCLTLLAACDRSPEPVPEPIRPVKTIRATRADSSKLWSFAGTAEDALATRLSFRVSGKIVEFPGNQIGRQFAEGEVIARLDPSDYDLELRQARANMEQVRANYVRAKADLQRNTRLFEGRVISRGELDQVEADFKSFEAQLSASTKQLDIARKRLGYTTLRAPFNGWIGEVDADVHQNVTAGQAIATYNAGRQMKMYISVPDTLIAQVKEGDEVAVVFDALPGRIRKGKVEEVGVESGSGSTYPVKVYLDNADRLMRSGMSGHVNFIGLGQAKTAFYLPPVAVIGEPDGSHAVWVVDPKTSTVTRRTVTVGQLTPAGLEISDGIAEGDIIVIRGVHNLEEGRKVRLLNTGAEG, encoded by the coding sequence ATGAACCGCCTCCGCCCTTTCGCCGCCCTGCTCTGCCTGACCCTGCTCGCCGCCTGCGACCGCTCGCCCGAGCCCGTGCCCGAGCCCATCCGTCCGGTCAAGACCATCCGGGCCACCCGGGCCGACAGCAGCAAGTTGTGGTCCTTCGCGGGCACTGCGGAGGACGCCCTGGCCACCCGGCTCTCCTTCCGCGTGAGTGGCAAGATCGTTGAATTTCCGGGCAACCAGATCGGCCGCCAATTCGCCGAAGGCGAGGTCATCGCCCGCCTCGACCCGTCCGACTACGACCTGGAACTGCGCCAGGCCAGGGCCAACATGGAGCAGGTCCGGGCCAACTACGTCCGGGCCAAGGCCGACCTCCAGCGCAACACCCGACTGTTCGAGGGCAGAGTCATCTCGCGCGGCGAGCTCGACCAGGTGGAGGCGGACTTCAAATCCTTTGAAGCCCAGCTCAGCGCCTCGACAAAGCAGCTCGACATCGCCCGCAAACGCCTCGGCTATACCACCTTGCGCGCGCCCTTCAACGGCTGGATCGGGGAGGTGGACGCCGATGTCCACCAGAACGTAACCGCGGGCCAGGCCATCGCCACCTACAACGCGGGCCGCCAGATGAAGATGTACATCTCCGTGCCCGACACCCTCATCGCCCAGGTCAAGGAAGGCGACGAAGTGGCCGTGGTTTTCGACGCCCTGCCCGGCCGAATTCGGAAGGGCAAGGTGGAAGAGGTCGGGGTGGAGTCCGGTTCCGGCTCCACCTACCCGGTCAAGGTCTATCTGGACAACGCCGACCGCCTGATGCGCAGCGGCATGTCCGGGCACGTCAATTTCATCGGCCTGGGACAGGCCAAGACCGCCTTCTACCTGCCTCCGGTGGCCGTCATCGGTGAACCCGACGGCTCCCACGCCGTCTGGGTGGTGGACCCGAAAACCTCCACCGTGACCCGACGGACCGTCACCGTGGGCCAACTCACCCCGGCCGGGCTCGAAATCTCCGACGGCATTGCCGAAGGCGACATCATCGTCATCCGGGGCGTGCACAACCTTGAAGAGGGACGCAAAGTCCGCCTGCTCAACACCGGGGCGGAGGGCTGA
- a CDS encoding CerR family C-terminal domain-containing protein — protein MKSGERKSLKQTQGEETRATLIRTGARLFAQNGYNGVSMRTLAAEAGVNLATVSYHFGGKGGLYEAIIREIVTIRDQIFPPAKEVEAKLAAAGDTPEGRGAVVDWFMGTIIDGLLRPTDYVWGTVIISRELVHPTELFPKLEATFFTPTMNALSVLVRGTAAHCRDEADAIITGHLIINSVIKLLEGQPQICKRLGWESYDGRFNTIESIVKTRIRGLLGLPTENMQ, from the coding sequence ATGAAGAGCGGAGAGCGCAAGTCTCTCAAACAGACCCAGGGCGAGGAGACCCGCGCCACCCTGATCCGGACCGGCGCCCGGCTGTTCGCCCAAAACGGCTACAACGGCGTGTCCATGCGCACCCTCGCCGCCGAGGCCGGGGTCAACCTGGCCACGGTGAGCTACCATTTCGGGGGCAAAGGCGGGCTTTACGAGGCCATCATTCGCGAGATCGTCACCATCCGCGACCAGATCTTCCCTCCGGCCAAAGAGGTCGAAGCCAAACTGGCCGCCGCCGGGGACACTCCGGAGGGCAGAGGCGCGGTTGTCGACTGGTTCATGGGAACCATCATCGACGGGCTCCTGCGGCCGACCGACTACGTCTGGGGGACGGTCATCATCTCCCGCGAGCTGGTCCATCCGACCGAACTCTTCCCCAAGCTGGAGGCCACCTTCTTCACCCCGACCATGAACGCCCTGTCCGTCCTGGTCCGGGGGACCGCCGCCCACTGCCGGGACGAGGCGGACGCGATCATCACCGGCCATCTGATCATCAACTCCGTCATCAAATTGCTGGAAGGCCAGCCCCAGATCTGCAAACGCCTCGGGTGGGAGTCCTACGACGGGCGTTTCAACACCATCGAATCCATCGTCAAGACCCGCATCCGAGGCCTCCTCGGCCTCCCCACGGAGAACATGCAATGA
- a CDS encoding extracellular solute-binding protein has translation MKKLLLAIVLTLAFAVPALAGSGELYLYIWSEYIPDEVVENFTRETGIKVHISTYDSNEAMYAKIKLAGKGYDLIVPSSDYVGLMRRQDMLLPLDKSKLPNFSNLSTKFTDQPFDPDNTFSVPYMWGSSAIAVNTGTLGEDAVTSYTDLWKPEMKDRLLLPNDPREVFAIALKSLGYSLNDTDPAHLEQAYQKLKKLMPFVRVFDSDSPKQALLSGEVAVGVIWNGEAYIANQENPEIRYVYPKEGFSLWMDSLCIPQGARNLDEAHAFLNYLLRPDVAAAISTEMGYSSPNAAAVKLLPDDVRANTIVYPDDATAQRGEFQDDIGEGMKLYEDYWVKLKGENE, from the coding sequence ATGAAAAAGCTACTGCTCGCAATCGTCCTGACCCTCGCTTTCGCGGTCCCGGCCCTTGCCGGCAGCGGAGAGCTCTACCTCTACATCTGGTCCGAATACATCCCGGACGAGGTGGTCGAGAACTTCACCCGAGAGACCGGCATCAAGGTGCACATCTCCACCTATGACAGCAATGAGGCCATGTACGCCAAAATCAAGCTGGCCGGAAAGGGCTACGACCTCATCGTGCCTTCGTCCGACTATGTGGGCCTCATGCGCCGTCAGGACATGCTTCTGCCGCTCGACAAGTCCAAGCTGCCCAACTTCTCCAACCTCTCCACCAAGTTCACGGACCAACCCTTCGACCCGGACAACACCTTTTCCGTGCCTTACATGTGGGGCTCCTCGGCCATCGCCGTGAACACCGGCACCTTGGGCGAGGATGCCGTGACCTCCTATACCGATCTCTGGAAGCCCGAGATGAAGGACCGGCTGCTCCTGCCCAACGACCCGCGCGAAGTCTTCGCCATCGCCCTGAAGAGCCTGGGCTACTCGCTGAACGACACCGACCCGGCCCACCTGGAGCAGGCCTATCAGAAGCTCAAGAAACTCATGCCGTTCGTGCGCGTCTTCGACTCCGACTCGCCCAAGCAGGCCCTGCTGTCCGGCGAGGTCGCGGTGGGCGTGATCTGGAATGGCGAGGCATACATCGCCAACCAGGAGAATCCCGAAATCCGGTACGTCTACCCCAAGGAAGGGTTCTCCCTGTGGATGGACTCCCTGTGCATTCCCCAAGGGGCCCGGAACCTGGATGAGGCCCACGCCTTCCTGAACTACCTGCTGCGCCCGGACGTGGCCGCCGCCATTTCCACGGAAATGGGCTATTCCTCCCCCAACGCCGCAGCCGTAAAACTGCTTCCCGACGACGTGCGCGCCAACACCATCGTCTACCCCGACGACGCCACCGCCCAACGTGGCGAGTTCCAGGACGACATCGGCGAGGGCATGAAGCTCTACGAGGACTACTGGGTCAAGCTCAAGGGCGAAAACGAATAA
- the potC gene encoding spermidine/putrescine ABC transporter permease PotC, with protein sequence MNRFVKAAYAALVYAFLYLPLVVIAVYSFNASKYSLAWKGFTLQWYGRLLSNATLVDAAVRSATIAVVSATISCIIGTLAAFMLHQYRFRGRRAVFAGIFVMMMSPDIVIGISLLVLFLGVGLSLGFWTLLMGHVTLCVPFVTATVYARFKGFDPTVVEAARDLGAVEYQVFRRIVLPMAAPGLIAGWLLSFTLSLDDVIVSFFTTGPTYEVLPLRIYSMVRLGIKPDVNALSVVMITVTVAAVLLSRRLLKEKS encoded by the coding sequence ATGAACCGCTTCGTCAAGGCGGCCTACGCCGCGCTGGTCTACGCCTTCCTCTATCTGCCGCTCGTGGTCATCGCGGTCTACTCCTTCAACGCCTCCAAGTACTCCCTGGCCTGGAAGGGGTTCACCCTGCAATGGTACGGCAGGCTGCTCAGCAACGCGACCCTGGTGGACGCGGCCGTCCGCTCCGCGACCATCGCCGTGGTCTCGGCCACGATATCCTGCATCATCGGCACCCTGGCCGCCTTCATGCTCCATCAGTACCGGTTCAGAGGCCGCCGCGCGGTCTTCGCCGGGATATTCGTCATGATGATGTCCCCGGACATCGTCATCGGCATCTCGCTGCTGGTCCTCTTCCTAGGGGTGGGGCTGTCGCTGGGCTTCTGGACCCTGCTCATGGGGCATGTGACCCTGTGCGTGCCCTTTGTCACGGCCACGGTCTACGCCCGGTTCAAGGGGTTCGACCCCACCGTGGTCGAAGCCGCCCGAGATCTGGGGGCCGTGGAATACCAGGTCTTCCGGCGCATCGTCCTGCCCATGGCCGCCCCCGGCCTCATCGCGGGGTGGCTGTTAAGCTTCACCCTGTCGCTGGATGACGTCATCGTCTCCTTCTTCACCACGGGGCCGACCTACGAGGTCCTGCCCCTGCGGATATATTCCATGGTCCGTCTCGGCATAAAGCCCGACGTCAACGCGCTCAGCGTGGTGATGATCACCGTAACCGTGGCCGCCGTCCTCCTGTCCCGGCGGCTGCTCAAGGAGAAGTCATGA
- the potB gene encoding spermidine/putrescine ABC transporter permease PotB, translating to MKDNLFKRLVVTGVLGWMVLFGAVPTLMLLAVSFLKRDPDNLIQPLLSAASYRELLQPALGSMLAESMIMAATATLLCLLVGYPFAYIVARAGKRYTKTLLLLVMIPFWTNTLIRTYALVAVLKADGVVNRFLHFLGVIDAPLKLMYTPTAVFIGLVYTLLPFMILPLYAAIEKLDLKLLEASRDLGASRFSTFRKITVPLTMPGIVSGCMLVFLPALGMFYIPDILGGARTMLLGNYIRDQFLAARNLPLGAAASIAMTVIMGLMLALYYKSVRRAGRKVRI from the coding sequence ATGAAGGATAACCTGTTCAAACGGCTGGTCGTCACCGGCGTGCTCGGCTGGATGGTCCTGTTCGGGGCCGTGCCCACCCTCATGCTCCTGGCGGTCAGCTTCCTCAAACGCGACCCGGACAACCTCATCCAGCCGCTCCTGTCCGCCGCGAGCTACCGCGAGCTGCTCCAGCCCGCCTTGGGGTCCATGCTGGCCGAGTCCATGATCATGGCCGCCACGGCCACCCTGTTGTGCCTGCTTGTCGGCTACCCCTTCGCCTACATCGTGGCCCGGGCGGGCAAGCGGTATACCAAAACCCTGCTCCTGCTGGTCATGATCCCCTTCTGGACCAACACGCTCATCCGCACCTACGCCCTGGTGGCCGTGCTCAAGGCCGACGGCGTGGTCAACCGGTTCCTGCACTTCCTCGGGGTAATCGACGCGCCGCTCAAGCTCATGTACACGCCCACGGCAGTCTTCATCGGCCTGGTCTACACCCTGCTGCCGTTCATGATCCTGCCGCTGTACGCGGCCATTGAAAAGCTGGACCTCAAGCTGTTGGAGGCCTCCCGCGACCTCGGGGCCAGCCGCTTCTCGACCTTCCGCAAGATCACCGTGCCCCTGACCATGCCCGGCATCGTCTCGGGCTGCATGCTCGTCTTCCTGCCCGCGCTGGGCATGTTCTACATCCCGGACATCCTCGGCGGGGCCCGGACCATGCTGCTCGGCAACTACATCCGCGACCAGTTCCTGGCGGCCCGCAACCTCCCGCTCGGAGCGGCGGCCTCCATCGCCATGACCGTGATCATGGGGCTGATGCTCGCATTGTACTACAAGAGCGTACGCCGGGCCGGAAGGAAGGTGCGCATATGA
- the potA gene encoding spermidine/putrescine ABC transporter ATP-binding protein PotA: MTQPVVTLDSVSKTFDGETAVENISLSIQDGEFVTLLGPSGCGKTTILRILGGFEECDGGRVELDGRSMKGVPPESRAVNTVFQSYALFPHMNVFDNVAFGLRIAGNGEADVRRTVAEALKLVRLEAMSKRMPSELSGGQQQRVAIARAIVNKPRVLLLDEPLSALDYRLRKQMQKELKVLQRTLDIAFVLVTHDQEEAFSMSDRVVVMNDGHIEQVGTPREIYEEPANLYVARFVGEINVLDGTITGRRGESYTAEVEGASVLVKARREFAEGDRVHVLLRPEDFRVEVMKDLEESPDLADKFAKALLKGTVDGTCYRGATYDVDITLEDGKRILVTEFFDEDSETLYFHGGDRVAVGWFEGWEVVLPHEG, encoded by the coding sequence ATGACACAACCTGTCGTTACCCTGGACAGCGTCTCCAAGACCTTTGACGGGGAGACCGCCGTCGAAAACATCTCCCTGTCCATCCAGGACGGGGAATTCGTCACCTTGCTCGGCCCTTCCGGGTGCGGCAAGACCACCATCCTGCGGATCCTCGGCGGATTCGAGGAGTGCGACGGAGGCCGGGTGGAACTGGACGGCCGCTCCATGAAGGGCGTGCCCCCGGAGTCCCGGGCCGTGAACACCGTGTTCCAGAGCTACGCCCTGTTCCCGCACATGAACGTCTTCGACAACGTGGCCTTCGGCCTGCGCATCGCCGGAAACGGCGAGGCCGACGTCCGACGCACCGTGGCCGAGGCTCTCAAGCTCGTCCGCCTGGAAGCCATGAGCAAACGGATGCCCTCGGAACTGTCCGGCGGCCAGCAGCAGCGCGTGGCCATAGCCCGGGCCATCGTCAACAAGCCCCGCGTCCTGCTCCTGGACGAACCCCTGTCCGCCCTGGATTACCGGCTGCGCAAGCAGATGCAGAAAGAACTCAAAGTGTTGCAGCGCACGCTGGACATAGCCTTCGTCCTCGTCACCCACGACCAGGAAGAAGCCTTTTCCATGTCCGACCGAGTGGTGGTCATGAACGACGGACACATCGAACAGGTGGGCACCCCGCGCGAGATCTACGAGGAACCGGCCAATCTCTACGTGGCCCGTTTCGTGGGCGAGATCAACGTCCTGGACGGGACCATCACCGGCCGCCGGGGCGAGAGCTACACCGCCGAGGTGGAAGGTGCGTCCGTGCTGGTCAAGGCACGCCGCGAGTTCGCCGAAGGCGACCGCGTCCACGTTCTGCTTCGGCCCGAGGACTTCCGCGTGGAGGTCATGAAGGATCTGGAGGAATCCCCGGACCTGGCCGACAAGTTCGCCAAGGCCCTGCTCAAGGGCACGGTGGACGGCACCTGCTACCGGGGCGCCACCTACGACGTGGACATCACCCTGGAGGACGGCAAGCGCATTCTGGTCACCGAGTTTTTCGACGAAGACAGCGAGACCCTCTATTTTCATGGCGGCGACCGGGTGGCCGTGGGCTGGTTCGAGGGATGGGAGGTGGTCCTGCCTCATGAAGGATAA
- a CDS encoding acyltransferase, translating into MGFIRLLLAFAVFNSHFPAFGDVPLVDGHEAVLTFFAISGFYMALVLDRTYGNVRAFYLSRFLTLYPMYVLALVISLGLLTNLDVHSLTNRETLRAIVADPAAFALMAWTSATTFGQELLFSLARHPEGGLYFVTNSRDALWSDAPLIQGWSLSLEVTFYALAPFMVRLRTRTLLALLGASLGLKLAVMASPAADVVFFKRFFPLEFWLFTGGILAYRVHRRLAPEARWYDYGLFLVLAGLACMAGGLAKPLLPFFLPLGALLSMPLVFRGFKRLQCDRFAGKISYPFYLFHYIVIALFETYMDDPEGVFVLAAALAAAVLVHFLFNPGIESLKTKLRRRHALPVPADTAVLQPVVLP; encoded by the coding sequence ATGGGCTTCATCCGCCTGCTGCTCGCCTTCGCGGTCTTCAATTCGCATTTTCCGGCCTTCGGGGACGTCCCGCTGGTGGACGGCCATGAGGCCGTGCTGACCTTTTTCGCCATCTCCGGCTTCTACATGGCCCTGGTCCTGGACCGGACCTACGGCAACGTCCGCGCCTTCTACTTGAGCCGCTTTCTGACCCTGTATCCCATGTACGTCCTGGCCCTGGTGATCAGCCTGGGGTTGCTGACCAACCTGGACGTCCACTCCCTGACCAACAGGGAAACCCTGCGGGCCATCGTGGCCGATCCCGCCGCCTTCGCGCTCATGGCCTGGACCTCGGCCACAACCTTCGGCCAGGAGCTGCTCTTCTCCCTGGCCCGTCACCCCGAGGGCGGCCTGTATTTCGTGACCAACAGCCGCGACGCCCTGTGGTCGGACGCCCCGCTCATCCAGGGATGGTCCCTGTCCCTAGAGGTAACCTTCTACGCCCTGGCCCCGTTCATGGTCAGGCTGCGCACCCGGACCCTGCTCGCCCTTCTGGGCGCAAGCCTGGGCCTGAAGCTCGCTGTCATGGCTTCCCCGGCGGCCGATGTGGTCTTCTTCAAGCGTTTCTTCCCGCTGGAGTTCTGGCTTTTCACGGGCGGCATCCTGGCCTACCGGGTTCACCGGCGGCTCGCCCCTGAAGCGCGCTGGTACGACTACGGGCTGTTCCTGGTCCTGGCCGGTTTGGCCTGCATGGCCGGGGGCTTGGCCAAGCCCCTGTTGCCGTTTTTTCTGCCTCTGGGCGCGCTGTTGTCCATGCCCCTTGTCTTTCGCGGCTTCAAACGGTTACAATGCGATCGGTTCGCGGGCAAGATCAGCTACCCATTCTACCTGTTCCACTACATCGTCATAGCCCTGTTCGAGACCTACATGGACGACCCCGAGGGGGTGTTCGTCCTGGCCGCCGCCCTGGCGGCCGCCGTCCTGGTCCACTTTCTGTTCAACCCGGGCATTGAGTCCCTGAAAACGAAATTGCGTCGCCGCCACGCGCTTCCCGTCCCGGCGGACACGGCTGTGCTTCAGCCCGTAGTCCTGCCGTAA
- a CDS encoding SET domain-containing protein-lysine N-methyltransferase → MMHPKTEVRFVDPTIGYGVFATQDIPRGTIVYVRDCLEAAFAAHAANRLVAANASGKTVYADESGVHIVSRDNARYVNHRCDANVMATAYGFEIAVRDIWKGQEVCEEYGLFDLGRDIPLNCGCTRCRKALHPDDMERHHSAWDGLVRDALDRVPDVHQPLMTFLDAEAKHRLRAYLCGEEPYRSVTALRRRGVAVPNAVPPDNLKPAPFGFNG, encoded by the coding sequence ATGATGCATCCCAAAACCGAAGTACGTTTCGTCGATCCGACCATCGGGTACGGCGTGTTCGCCACCCAGGACATCCCGCGGGGTACCATTGTCTATGTCCGCGACTGTCTCGAAGCGGCTTTCGCGGCCCATGCCGCCAACCGCCTCGTCGCGGCCAACGCCTCCGGCAAGACCGTCTACGCCGACGAGTCCGGCGTACATATCGTCAGCCGTGACAACGCGCGCTACGTCAATCACCGCTGCGACGCCAACGTCATGGCCACGGCCTACGGCTTCGAAATCGCCGTGCGCGACATCTGGAAAGGCCAGGAGGTCTGCGAGGAATACGGCCTGTTCGACCTGGGCCGGGACATCCCCCTCAATTGCGGCTGCACCCGCTGCCGCAAAGCCCTGCACCCCGACGACATGGAGCGCCACCACTCGGCCTGGGACGGCCTCGTCCGGGACGCCCTCGACCGGGTGCCCGATGTGCACCAGCCGCTCATGACTTTCCTTGACGCCGAAGCCAAACATCGGCTGCGCGCCTATCTCTGCGGCGAAGAGCCGTACCGTTCCGTAACCGCCCTGCGCCGCCGGGGAGTGGCCGTGCCCAACGCCGTCCCCCCCGACAACCTCAAGCCCGCCCCGTTCGGGTTCAATGGCTGA
- a CDS encoding GNAT family N-acetyltransferase, translating to MDTTTREDDVREDMREVRISSGITPDDVETILNMAASSGLFSADAMLSAEDMAWDCAYGNGEEAQTFLLAKADDGDGERIIGFVCYGPIMYWPSEYELYGITVDPEFRRLGIGSGLVAEMLRRVAGEMGKSVFLETGEGRAFENARLFYEANGFSVQRRFCKQFIPMEGGLVYRLNIDEDDADNNYQ from the coding sequence ATGGACACGACAACCAGAGAAGACGACGTCCGCGAGGACATGCGCGAGGTCCGCATCTCTTCGGGCATCACGCCCGACGACGTGGAGACCATCCTGAACATGGCCGCTTCCAGCGGGCTGTTTTCGGCCGACGCCATGCTGTCCGCCGAAGACATGGCCTGGGACTGCGCCTACGGCAACGGCGAGGAGGCCCAGACCTTCCTTCTGGCCAAGGCCGACGATGGCGATGGCGAACGGATCATCGGCTTCGTCTGCTACGGGCCGATCATGTACTGGCCCAGCGAATACGAGCTCTACGGCATCACCGTGGATCCCGAATTCCGCAGGCTCGGCATCGGCTCGGGCCTTGTGGCCGAAATGCTCCGCCGGGTGGCCGGGGAGATGGGCAAATCCGTGTTCCTGGAAACCGGCGAGGGGCGTGCCTTCGAAAACGCCCGCCTATTTTACGAAGCCAACGGCTTCTCGGTCCAGCGACGGTTCTGCAAGCAGTTCATCCCCATGGAAGGCGGCCTGGTCTACCGGCTGAACATCGACGAAGACGACGCGGACAACAACTACCAATAG
- a CDS encoding sigma 54-interacting transcriptional regulator, with the protein MRKMLVITRDGSRSEEIGGLLGKDKRLGTGTGSVAANGAPDREVDTLFVDVESLLGKHTSVAKGLEGLWAQYPSAAIVVLADEANTHHAVDAVKAGAFDYLTHPIEKEELDLIVDKVRETDVLKSELDYLRGQFWNEDSLEYVDTRSKAMRDVFVKIRQVAGTRTTVLLTGETGTGKSLIAKLIHAHSNRKSQPFISVHCGAIPDTLVESELFGHEKGAFTGAVRRKLGKFELAHGGTIFLDEIGTVSQSVQVKLLNVIQERFIQRVGGESDIPVDVRIIAATNEDMLELCERGKFRRDLFYRLNVFPIRIPSLRERSEDIPRLSEVFIQQFNGLLNTEVKGIHPQVLDRLLEYEWPGNVRELENVIERACILETGEVLLPESFPPDLLDNQGEVVTSPVKTSLPLKEARRITVDKFERQYLSSLLEQCDGVIKDAAQRAGVTTRQLSKLLGRHGLDKMDFRKKNQ; encoded by the coding sequence ATGCGCAAGATGCTTGTGATTACCCGCGACGGGAGCCGGTCGGAGGAGATCGGCGGTTTGCTCGGGAAGGACAAACGACTGGGAACGGGGACGGGATCGGTTGCCGCCAATGGGGCGCCGGACCGCGAAGTGGACACCCTGTTCGTGGACGTGGAATCCCTGCTCGGCAAGCATACTTCCGTGGCCAAAGGGCTGGAAGGCCTCTGGGCCCAGTACCCTTCGGCGGCCATCGTGGTTCTGGCGGACGAGGCCAACACCCACCATGCCGTGGACGCGGTCAAGGCCGGCGCCTTCGACTATCTGACCCACCCCATCGAAAAGGAAGAGCTGGACCTGATCGTGGACAAGGTCCGCGAAACCGACGTGCTCAAGTCCGAGCTCGACTACCTGCGCGGCCAGTTCTGGAACGAGGATTCGCTCGAATACGTGGATACCCGGAGCAAGGCCATGCGGGACGTGTTCGTCAAGATCCGCCAGGTGGCCGGGACCCGGACCACGGTCCTGCTCACGGGCGAGACCGGCACGGGCAAGTCGCTCATCGCCAAGCTCATCCACGCCCACTCCAACCGCAAGAGCCAACCGTTCATCAGCGTGCATTGCGGAGCCATCCCGGACACCTTGGTGGAAAGCGAGTTGTTCGGCCACGAAAAGGGAGCCTTCACCGGCGCGGTCCGGCGCAAGCTCGGCAAGTTCGAACTGGCCCACGGGGGCACGATTTTTCTCGACGAGATCGGCACGGTCTCGCAGTCGGTCCAGGTCAAGCTCCTGAACGTCATCCAGGAACGCTTCATCCAGCGCGTGGGCGGCGAGTCCGACATCCCGGTGGACGTGCGCATCATCGCGGCCACCAACGAGGACATGCTCGAACTGTGCGAGCGCGGCAAGTTCCGACGCGACCTCTTCTACCGGCTGAACGTCTTTCCCATCCGCATACCGTCGCTCAGAGAACGGTCCGAGGACATCCCGAGGCTATCCGAGGTGTTCATCCAGCAGTTCAACGGGCTGCTCAACACCGAGGTCAAGGGCATCCACCCCCAGGTCCTGGACCGGCTCCTGGAGTACGAGTGGCCGGGCAACGTGCGCGAACTCGAAAACGTCATCGAGCGGGCCTGCATCCTGGAGACCGGCGAAGTGCTTCTGCCCGAGAGCTTCCCGCCGGACCTGCTCGACAACCAGGGCGAGGTGGTCACCTCGCCGGTCAAAACCAGTCTTCCGCTCAAGGAGGCGCGGCGCATCACCGTGGACAAATTCGAACGCCAATACCTGTCGAGCCTGCTCGAACAATGCGACGGCGTGATCAAGGACGCGGCCCAACGCGCGGGCGTGACCACGCGGCAACTTTCCAAACTGCTGGGCCGCCACGGCCTGGACAAGATGGACTTTCGCAAGAAGAACCAGTAA